A window from Gemmatimonadaceae bacterium encodes these proteins:
- a CDS encoding YceI family protein, with the protein MRTAIRFAAVTASTAALLLVAAAAGAQNTARVNVSADSKLWIDGTSNLHDWSCKADKIDAAIDMDVAAAASMTVTAPKAVKKVEVRIPVKALHCNHGGMDGNVYKALKADQAPDISYILATLEAVPGDKDEITLKTEGTLTIAGKENKISMTIEAVRLADGTLKAKGVVPIKMTDYGIQPPTAIFGRLKTGDEVKVNFELNVGAKAIAALNER; encoded by the coding sequence ATGAGGACCGCCATTCGTTTCGCCGCCGTCACTGCCTCTACCGCCGCGCTCCTGCTCGTTGCCGCAGCCGCCGGCGCTCAAAATACCGCTCGCGTGAACGTGTCCGCCGACAGCAAGCTGTGGATCGACGGCACGTCGAACTTGCACGACTGGAGCTGCAAAGCCGACAAGATCGACGCGGCGATCGACATGGACGTCGCGGCGGCCGCCTCGATGACCGTCACCGCGCCAAAGGCGGTGAAGAAGGTGGAAGTCAGGATTCCCGTGAAGGCGCTCCACTGCAATCACGGCGGCATGGACGGCAATGTTTATAAAGCGCTCAAGGCCGACCAGGCGCCGGACATCAGCTACATCCTGGCGACGCTCGAGGCGGTGCCGGGCGACAAGGACGAGATCACCCTCAAGACCGAAGGCACGCTGACGATCGCGGGGAAGGAGAACAAGATCTCGATGACCATCGAGGCGGTGCGGCTCGCGGACGGCACGCTCAAGGCGAAGGGTGTGGTGCCGATCAAGATGACGGACTACGGCATTCAGCCGCCGACGGCGATCTTCGGGCGGCTCAAGACGGGGGATGAGGTGAAGGTGAACTTCGAGCTGAACGTGGGGGCAAAAGCGATCGCCGCGCTGAACGAGCGGTAA
- a CDS encoding multicopper oxidase domain-containing protein: MSDLLNKSTDRRSFLRKGATAAFAAGIVTACKQDAAAKSATQAPNGQTGGTMGPHDTMSGATAMSTADAMDAMHEKGIKAFPAKTAGKGNQPLAPTLDKGVKVFELTAKKIQWETEPGHLVEAWAYNDQVPGPQIRVKEGERVRVILHNELPESTAVHFHGLELPNAMDGVPFITQPPVKPGQSFTYEFVVPNAGSHMYHSHHDSAKQVGLGLLGAFIVEPKNPLPIEKVDHDFVFILNDGAHGYTFNGKSFPATDPLVAKLGEKIRIRFMNEGMMIHPMHLHGMHMTVISKDGWPLASPWKCDTLNVAPGERWDVVVNCNNPGTWAFHCHILPHAESEHGMFGMVTALVVQNSLST, from the coding sequence ATGTCCGACCTACTCAATAAGTCCACCGATCGCCGCTCGTTTCTGCGCAAAGGCGCGACTGCCGCGTTCGCCGCGGGGATCGTCACGGCCTGCAAGCAGGACGCGGCCGCGAAGTCCGCGACGCAAGCGCCCAACGGTCAGACCGGCGGCACTATGGGGCCGCACGACACGATGTCGGGCGCCACGGCCATGTCGACGGCCGACGCCATGGACGCCATGCACGAGAAAGGCATCAAGGCGTTTCCGGCGAAGACGGCCGGCAAGGGCAACCAGCCTCTCGCCCCGACGCTCGACAAGGGCGTGAAAGTGTTCGAGCTCACCGCGAAGAAAATCCAGTGGGAAACGGAGCCCGGCCACCTGGTCGAGGCATGGGCCTACAACGATCAAGTGCCCGGACCACAGATTCGCGTCAAGGAAGGCGAACGCGTGCGCGTCATTCTACACAACGAGCTGCCCGAGTCGACGGCCGTGCACTTTCACGGACTCGAGCTGCCGAACGCCATGGACGGCGTGCCGTTCATCACGCAGCCGCCGGTCAAGCCTGGGCAGAGCTTCACGTACGAGTTCGTCGTGCCCAACGCGGGCTCGCACATGTATCACTCGCATCACGACTCCGCCAAGCAAGTCGGACTTGGACTGCTCGGTGCGTTCATCGTGGAACCGAAGAATCCGCTGCCCATCGAGAAAGTGGATCACGACTTCGTGTTCATCCTGAACGACGGCGCGCACGGCTACACGTTCAACGGCAAGAGCTTTCCCGCCACGGATCCGCTCGTTGCCAAGCTCGGTGAGAAGATTCGCATCCGCTTCATGAACGAAGGGATGATGATTCACCCCATGCACCTGCACGGCATGCACATGACGGTCATCTCGAAGGACGGCTGGCCGCTCGCGAGCCCGTGGAAGTGCGACACGCTCAACGTGGCGCCGGGCGAACGGTGGGACGTCGTCGTCAACTGCAACAATCCGGGCACCTGGGCGTTCCACTGCCACATCCTCCCGCATGCCGAATCGGAGCATGGTATGTTCGGGATGGTGACGGCCCTGGTGGTACAGAATTCGTTAAGTACCTAA
- a CDS encoding sensor histidine kinase: MAVTVSVNPDSAPRPLPRPLPRPLPRTRTIARTLPRTVPLFRGQPRSAAKPSIRLAALRVPLVAKLVGANLLVLSVLTVAWMAAGGALSTRVALVLIAVGAAHFALVVVALRPIRDLETVASRVWHGDFGARVAKSSVADSEVLRVGSMFNILLDGLASDRARLRTLASEVIAAGDRERASIARELHDSTAQRIAALVLELSVAVRDEHDPALRSRLLAAQNATQSILEEVRLLSHTMHPAVLDDLGLGAALLKLARDASNGNGIDFDVNATRLQSRLPRHAEAVLYRVAQEAVRNAARHAKPSHIRISVDADGSVATLEVSDDGIGFDLNDADRRRQGMGLTSMRERVGLVDGWLEIKTAPGSGTTVSANVPLRPAPDALH; this comes from the coding sequence ATGGCCGTCACCGTCTCCGTGAACCCAGACTCCGCGCCACGCCCGCTGCCACGCCCGCTGCCTCGCCCGCTGCCACGCACGCGCACGATCGCGCGCACGCTTCCCCGCACGGTGCCGCTCTTTCGGGGGCAGCCGCGCAGCGCCGCGAAGCCGAGCATTCGGCTCGCGGCGCTCCGCGTGCCGCTCGTCGCGAAGCTCGTCGGCGCCAACCTGCTCGTGCTGTCGGTGCTCACTGTCGCATGGATGGCCGCGGGCGGCGCGCTCTCCACTCGCGTGGCGCTCGTGCTGATCGCCGTCGGGGCGGCGCACTTTGCGCTCGTCGTCGTGGCGCTTCGGCCAATTAGAGATCTGGAAACAGTCGCGTCGCGCGTGTGGCACGGCGATTTCGGCGCGCGCGTCGCCAAGTCGAGCGTCGCCGACAGCGAAGTGCTGCGCGTGGGCTCGATGTTCAACATTCTGCTCGACGGGCTCGCGTCCGATCGCGCGCGGCTCCGCACGCTGGCGAGCGAAGTGATCGCGGCGGGCGATCGCGAACGCGCGTCGATCGCTCGCGAGCTGCACGATTCGACCGCGCAGCGCATCGCGGCGCTGGTGTTGGAGCTGTCCGTCGCCGTGCGCGACGAGCATGATCCCGCGCTGCGCAGTCGCCTGCTCGCCGCGCAGAATGCGACGCAATCCATCCTCGAGGAAGTGCGGTTGCTCTCGCACACCATGCATCCCGCGGTGCTGGACGATCTCGGTCTTGGCGCGGCGCTGCTGAAGCTCGCACGCGATGCATCGAACGGAAACGGCATCGACTTCGACGTGAACGCTACGCGGCTTCAATCGCGACTGCCGCGGCATGCCGAGGCGGTGTTGTACCGCGTGGCGCAGGAGGCGGTGCGCAACGCGGCGCGCCACGCGAAGCCGAGCCACATTCGCATCTCCGTCGACGCGGATGGCTCGGTCGCGACGCTCGAGGTGAGCGACGATGGCATTGGATTCGACCTGAACGACGCCGACCGGCGCCGGCAGGGCATGGGACTGACGTCGATGCGCGAGCGCGTCGGACTCGTCGACGGCTGGCTCGAGATCAAGACCGCGCCGGGCAGCGGCACGACCGTGAGCGCGAACGTGCCGCTACGGCCGGCCCCCGACGCGCTACATTAG
- a CDS encoding response regulator transcription factor: protein MTGDVIRVVLADDHAVVRAGLKAVLGAARDIDVIGEAKNGREAVSLAERFNPDVVVMDLGMPELDGTAATKEIVAKGLAARVLILTMQAEEDYLVPLMEAGAAGFLVKSAADRELVDAVRAVAHGDVYVRPAAARVLAKNLTKKDPAATERERFEKLTQRERDVLRLVAQGYSAPEIGEKLFISPKTVDTYKQRIQEKLGLSHRSDYVQLALKLGLLAEV, encoded by the coding sequence ATGACAGGCGACGTGATTCGTGTGGTTCTGGCGGATGACCACGCCGTCGTGCGCGCCGGGCTCAAGGCCGTGCTTGGCGCCGCGCGCGACATCGACGTGATCGGCGAAGCGAAGAACGGCCGCGAAGCGGTATCGCTCGCCGAACGCTTCAATCCTGACGTCGTCGTGATGGACTTGGGGATGCCCGAGCTCGACGGCACGGCGGCGACGAAGGAGATCGTTGCCAAAGGGCTCGCGGCGCGCGTGCTCATCCTCACGATGCAAGCGGAGGAAGACTATCTCGTTCCGCTCATGGAAGCCGGTGCGGCGGGCTTTCTGGTGAAGAGTGCCGCCGATCGCGAGCTCGTCGACGCGGTTCGTGCGGTCGCGCATGGCGACGTCTACGTTCGACCAGCGGCGGCGCGCGTCCTGGCGAAGAATCTCACGAAGAAAGACCCCGCGGCGACGGAGCGCGAGCGCTTCGAGAAACTCACGCAGCGTGAGCGCGATGTGCTCCGGCTCGTGGCGCAAGGCTATTCGGCGCCCGAGATCGGCGAGAAGCTGTTCATCAGCCCGAAGACAGTGGACACCTACAAGCAGCGCATTCAGGAAAAGCTTGGGCTGTCCCACCGCTCGGACTACGTGCAGCTCGCGCTCAAGCTGGGGTTGCTCGCGGAGGTGTAG
- a CDS encoding ATP-binding protein produces MVTVDQALRIIHFNRGAEEIFGYAEKDALGRHLNILIPARYRAGHDAHMERFARAPETARRMGERRAIFGLRSNGTEFPAEASISKLVAPDGILFTVVMRDITDQKRKEEDERFLADAARELVQTLDLATTVRTIADLPVPRLADACIVDLVPETGDAMRRTASTRQRAELTPALEALAAHPLTYDSPSPIIDAIRRNRPEVAEHIDDDWYEANADLDAVPHWQALAARSIMILPLFAAGETFGAVTLLRTDERAYDAEARSLADKFAALAATTLENVRLYGVVQRANHARDEVLGIVSHDLRNPLSAIAMCARVLEENPPNAPAERVAMLHTIRESTEWMNRLIQDLLDVASIERGGLSLEIRPLEPSQLVLQARHMFELEAHENGIALDVDLPTGLPLVAGDGGRIVQVLGNLVRNAIKFTPSGGRIVLSAARRDGAVEFAVKDSGRGISSENQTRIFDRYWQSSDGARARGSGLGLSIAKGIVEAHGGHIRLESARDAGSLFAFTVPASAAPIT; encoded by the coding sequence ATCGTCACCGTCGATCAAGCGCTGCGCATCATCCACTTCAATCGCGGCGCCGAGGAGATCTTCGGCTACGCCGAAAAGGATGCGCTCGGCCGGCATTTGAATATTCTCATACCCGCGCGCTATCGCGCGGGCCACGACGCGCACATGGAGCGATTCGCGCGCGCGCCGGAGACCGCGCGCCGCATGGGCGAACGCCGCGCCATCTTCGGCTTGCGGAGCAACGGCACCGAATTTCCGGCCGAGGCGTCGATCTCCAAGCTCGTGGCACCCGACGGGATTCTGTTCACCGTCGTGATGCGCGACATCACCGATCAGAAGCGCAAGGAAGAGGACGAGCGGTTTCTCGCCGACGCCGCGCGTGAGCTCGTGCAGACGCTCGACCTCGCGACGACGGTGCGGACGATCGCCGACCTGCCCGTGCCGCGCCTCGCGGACGCGTGCATCGTCGATCTCGTTCCGGAAACGGGCGATGCCATGCGCCGCACGGCGAGCACGCGCCAGCGCGCGGAATTGACGCCGGCGCTCGAAGCGCTCGCGGCCCACCCGCTCACGTACGATTCCCCGTCCCCGATCATCGACGCCATTCGGCGCAATCGCCCTGAAGTGGCGGAGCACATCGATGACGATTGGTACGAGGCGAACGCCGACCTCGACGCCGTGCCGCACTGGCAGGCGCTCGCCGCGCGATCGATCATGATCCTACCGCTGTTCGCGGCGGGCGAGACGTTCGGCGCCGTGACGCTGCTGCGGACGGACGAACGCGCCTATGATGCCGAAGCGAGATCACTCGCCGACAAGTTCGCCGCACTCGCCGCGACGACACTCGAGAACGTGCGACTGTACGGCGTCGTGCAGCGCGCGAATCACGCGCGCGACGAAGTGCTGGGCATCGTCTCGCATGATCTGCGCAATCCGCTCAGCGCGATCGCGATGTGCGCGCGCGTGCTCGAGGAGAATCCGCCGAACGCGCCGGCCGAGCGGGTCGCGATGCTCCACACCATTCGCGAATCGACGGAATGGATGAATCGTTTGATTCAGGATTTGCTCGACGTGGCGAGCATCGAGCGTGGCGGGCTCTCGCTCGAGATTCGGCCGCTGGAGCCCTCGCAGCTCGTGCTGCAGGCGCGGCACATGTTCGAGCTCGAGGCGCACGAAAACGGCATCGCGCTCGACGTCGATTTGCCGACGGGACTTCCGCTCGTCGCCGGCGATGGCGGTCGTATCGTTCAAGTACTCGGCAACCTCGTCCGCAACGCCATCAAGTTCACGCCGAGCGGGGGGCGTATCGTGCTCTCGGCGGCGCGGCGTGATGGGGCGGTGGAGTTTGCCGTGAAGGATTCGGGGCGGGGGATCAGTTCCGAGAATCAGACACGCATCTTCGATCGCTATTGGCAGTCGTCCGACGGCGCGCGCGCGCGCGGCTCAGGACTCGGCCTCTCGATCGCGAAGGGAATCGTCGAGGCGCACGGCGGACATATTCGCCTTGAAAGCGCGCGTGATGCAGGCAGTTTGTTCGCGTTCACGGTGCCCGCGTCCGCGGCGCCGATCACGTGA
- a CDS encoding pyridoxamine 5'-phosphate oxidase family protein, whose protein sequence is MALTSRPRFGELPAHDAIALLGRNHVGRLAFTFHDRVDIEPISYAYDERYIYARTSPGTKLTTMQHHPWVAFEVDEVEGQYDWRSVTVRGALYFLEPAGSDRDREAYDHAVEVLRAVDAEALTAGDPAPHRTRVFRIFVDELTGRQATTST, encoded by the coding sequence ATGGCGCTCACCTCACGACCCAGGTTCGGCGAGTTGCCGGCTCACGATGCGATCGCGCTGCTCGGGCGCAATCACGTGGGGCGGCTGGCGTTCACCTTTCACGATCGCGTGGACATCGAACCGATTTCGTACGCGTACGACGAGCGTTACATCTACGCGCGCACGTCGCCGGGCACGAAGCTCACCACGATGCAACATCACCCGTGGGTGGCGTTCGAGGTCGATGAAGTGGAGGGGCAGTACGATTGGCGCAGCGTGACCGTGCGCGGGGCGCTGTACTTCCTCGAGCCGGCGGGCAGCGATCGCGATCGTGAGGCGTACGATCACGCGGTGGAAGTGCTGCGCGCGGTGGATGCGGAAGCGTTGACGGCGGGAGATCCGGCGCCGCACCGGACGCGCGTGTTTCGCATCTTCGTCGACGAGTTGACGGGGCGGCAAGCGACGACATCCACATAA
- a CDS encoding acetate kinase, whose translation MHILVLNVGSSSLKFQLIDTDADAIAAQKDRRLARGQIERIGGEAILTLEAEGQRAVKTTASIRDHANAVEHVISWLTSDTSGVPIASVAEIQAVGHRVVHGGERFSQSTLVTDDVWRALEDLIDLAPLHNPHNLRGITAARAVVGPGIPQVAVFDTAFHHSLPETAYLYAIPYQYYRRYRVRRYGFHGTSHRYVAYRYRQLTGKTREQTKIITLHLGNGASACAISAGESVDTSMGFTPLEGLVMGTRSGDLDPAILDFVAAKEGMTFRDVDNMLNKQSGLLGVSGLTADMRELLAEEGEHADRRARLAIDLFCYRVRKYIGAYLATMNGADAIVFAGGIGENAPEVRGRISDGLSWLGVEVDAARNAAMRGGLEGRIDAEGSRVQVWVIPTDEELLIARDTWRVVSGSELP comes from the coding sequence ATGCACATCCTCGTACTGAACGTCGGCTCGTCGTCGCTCAAGTTCCAGCTCATCGACACCGACGCCGACGCCATCGCGGCGCAGAAGGACCGTCGATTGGCGCGCGGACAGATCGAACGCATCGGCGGCGAGGCGATTCTCACGCTCGAGGCGGAAGGACAGCGCGCCGTCAAGACCACGGCGTCGATTCGCGATCACGCGAATGCCGTGGAGCACGTGATCTCCTGGCTCACGAGCGACACGTCGGGGGTGCCGATCGCGAGCGTCGCGGAGATCCAGGCCGTCGGGCATCGCGTCGTGCACGGCGGCGAGCGGTTCTCGCAGTCGACGCTGGTGACGGACGACGTGTGGCGCGCGCTCGAGGACCTGATCGATCTCGCGCCATTACACAATCCTCATAACCTGCGCGGCATCACGGCGGCACGAGCGGTCGTCGGGCCGGGCATTCCGCAGGTCGCGGTATTCGATACGGCGTTTCATCACAGTTTGCCCGAGACGGCGTATCTCTACGCCATTCCGTATCAGTACTACCGCCGTTATCGCGTCCGGCGATACGGATTCCATGGGACGTCGCATCGCTATGTCGCCTATCGGTACCGCCAGCTCACCGGCAAGACGCGCGAGCAGACGAAGATCATCACGCTGCACCTGGGGAACGGTGCGTCAGCGTGCGCGATCTCGGCCGGCGAGTCGGTGGATACGAGCATGGGCTTCACGCCGCTCGAGGGGCTGGTGATGGGAACGCGCTCCGGCGATCTCGACCCGGCGATTCTCGACTTCGTCGCGGCGAAGGAAGGCATGACGTTCCGCGACGTCGACAACATGCTCAACAAGCAGTCCGGGCTGCTCGGCGTTTCGGGGCTGACCGCCGACATGCGAGAGCTGCTCGCGGAAGAAGGCGAGCATGCCGATCGCCGCGCGCGATTGGCGATCGACCTTTTTTGCTATCGCGTCCGAAAGTACATCGGTGCGTACCTCGCGACGATGAATGGAGCGGACGCGATCGTGTTCGCGGGCGGGATCGGCGAGAACGCGCCGGAGGTGCGCGGACGCATCTCTGACGGGCTGAGTTGGCTGGGTGTCGAGGTCGACGCCGCGCGAAACGCCGCGATGCGCGGCGGCCTGGAAGGGCGCATCGATGCCGAGGGCTCGCGCGTTCAGGTCTGGGTGATTCCGACGGATGAGGAATTGCTCATCGCGCGCGATACATGGCGCGTCGTCAGCGGCTCGGAGCTGCCGTAG
- a CDS encoding cupredoxin domain-containing protein, giving the protein MRKRFRKPLIVLIASAALGAACTPNAPSSRRTNYTPQARAITVTTVPLLVKEQSGVLPFLKEDFAKGGVLDGKEVYAFSPSTITVIEGDTIDFTFINAEDDVHSFILPDFAVSLPGQKTTTATYVARRAGIYTFQCAVQSHLPMMWGQLVVLAPSAVTPAGPTATAAPSR; this is encoded by the coding sequence ATGCGCAAACGCTTTCGCAAACCTCTCATCGTCCTCATCGCCAGCGCCGCGCTCGGCGCCGCGTGCACGCCGAACGCACCGTCTTCACGACGCACGAACTACACGCCGCAAGCACGCGCGATCACCGTCACGACCGTTCCACTCCTCGTCAAGGAACAGTCAGGCGTGCTGCCCTTCCTCAAGGAAGACTTCGCCAAGGGAGGCGTGCTCGACGGCAAGGAAGTGTACGCGTTCAGCCCGAGCACGATCACCGTGATCGAGGGCGACACGATTGACTTCACCTTCATCAACGCCGAAGACGACGTGCACTCCTTCATCCTTCCCGATTTCGCGGTTTCGCTGCCGGGACAGAAAACGACCACAGCCACGTACGTCGCGCGCCGCGCCGGCATCTACACGTTCCAATGCGCGGTGCAAAGCCACCTGCCGATGATGTGGGGACAACTCGTCGTGTTGGCGCCGTCCGCGGTCACGCCCGCGGGGCCGACTGCTACGGCAGCTCCGAGCCGCTGA
- a CDS encoding Uma2 family endonuclease, translated as MGMPALQRRWTADDVSALIDDECAWPRYELLDGELLVTPAPEPSHQFIVGEVFAMLHAYLEREPIGIAFTSPADIRLHPESLLQPDVFIVPAGTRIAGKRLRWPDVKSLLLAVEILSPCTARDDRVRKRDFYLNSGVGEYWIVDSDARLIERWTPLAERPELIRDHFRWSPPGAKPLDVDVAARFERLIKTGALPRLL; from the coding sequence ATGGGTATGCCAGCCCTGCAGCGCCGTTGGACCGCTGACGACGTGTCCGCGCTCATCGACGACGAGTGCGCGTGGCCGCGCTACGAGTTGCTCGATGGAGAGCTGCTCGTGACGCCCGCGCCCGAGCCGTCGCATCAGTTCATCGTCGGTGAAGTATTCGCGATGTTGCACGCATATCTGGAACGCGAGCCAATCGGGATCGCGTTCACCTCGCCGGCCGACATTCGTCTGCATCCGGAATCGCTGCTCCAGCCGGACGTCTTCATCGTTCCCGCGGGCACCCGGATCGCCGGCAAACGACTTCGCTGGCCCGACGTCAAGTCGCTGCTGCTCGCCGTCGAAATACTCTCGCCGTGCACCGCACGCGACGATCGCGTGAGGAAGCGCGACTTTTATTTGAACTCCGGCGTCGGCGAGTACTGGATCGTCGACTCGGACGCGCGGCTCATCGAGCGCTGGACGCCGTTGGCCGAGCGGCCCGAGCTCATCCGCGATCATTTCAGGTGGTCGCCGCCGGGAGCCAAGCCGCTCGACGTCGACGTCGCGGCGCGGTTTGAGCGTTTGATAAAGACCGGCGCGCTGCCGCGACTCCTGTAG
- a CDS encoding ABC transporter permease, whose translation MTAIDAFRQDLRYTLRGLRAKPGFTTAVVVTLALGIGANAAMFGIVDRMLFRPPPMLRDPATAHRVYVYQTFRGKEQAQGSYQYARYRDLAAESHSFEYMAGHARRDLAVGIGESAREMSVGAVSANFFKFFDAPPVIGRYFTPAEDSEPNGQLVAVLSHTFWSERYGERPDVLGSRIQIGTGIYTVIGVAPAGFVGLWPDQPPVAYVPITSFAGLQIAQNNFLRKGTVWWKTYSWGWMSVIARRKPGVSIASANTDLSNAMRKSYQNQLIEQTKSSPINLTKPHAAAASIITERGPNTSSVAKVATWVGGVSIIVLLIACANVANLLLARALRRRREVAVRLALGVSRARLLSQLLTESLVLAIGGALAGLLVAQWGGAALRAAFFTKAEPVVYYRDPRTVLFAGGAAVIVGILAGLAPIFQTSSASRSLVDDLKAGAREGMHGRSRVRVALLVVQGALSVVLLVGAGLFVRSVSNVRSARLGYDVDPVMLVDLNMRGVKLDSVHTKELQDRILATATTIPGVTHASTIASIPFWSTWSVGLYVQGIDTVWRYGQFNLNAVSPDFFATFGTRILRGRGFTAQDRLGTPRVAVISEGMAKALWRGRDALGQCMRVNADTMPCTTVVGISEDIRQKNISGDSATYIYYLPAEQFGGQNSFMVRVAGDAAKMGQTVRSRLQREMPGASYVTTTPLREIIGSQTKSWEMGATMFVAFGGLALALAAIGLYSVIAYNVTQRTHEMGVRVALGAQMRDVVQLVITDGLRLGVIGLGLGAVCALIASRWVKPLLFDESPHDPWVYAFVTLVLLAITLVASWVPARRAAKVDPQVALRTE comes from the coding sequence ATGACCGCGATCGACGCATTCCGTCAGGACTTGCGATACACGCTGCGCGGCCTGCGCGCCAAGCCTGGCTTCACCACCGCCGTCGTCGTCACGCTCGCCTTAGGAATCGGCGCGAACGCCGCGATGTTCGGCATCGTCGACCGCATGCTCTTTCGCCCGCCACCGATGCTGCGCGATCCTGCTACCGCGCACCGCGTCTACGTCTACCAAACGTTCCGCGGCAAGGAGCAGGCGCAGGGCAGCTATCAGTACGCGCGCTATCGCGACCTCGCTGCCGAATCACACTCCTTCGAGTACATGGCCGGCCACGCCCGCCGCGATCTCGCCGTCGGCATCGGCGAGTCGGCGCGCGAGATGTCCGTCGGCGCCGTGAGCGCCAACTTCTTCAAGTTCTTCGACGCACCACCCGTCATCGGCCGCTACTTCACTCCCGCCGAGGATTCTGAACCGAACGGCCAGCTCGTCGCCGTGCTCAGCCACACGTTCTGGAGCGAGCGCTATGGCGAACGCCCGGACGTCCTCGGCAGCCGCATTCAAATCGGCACCGGCATCTACACCGTGATCGGCGTCGCCCCGGCCGGATTCGTCGGATTGTGGCCGGATCAGCCACCAGTCGCGTACGTCCCCATCACGTCGTTTGCGGGCCTCCAAATCGCGCAGAACAACTTCCTTCGCAAAGGCACGGTGTGGTGGAAGACGTACAGCTGGGGATGGATGTCCGTCATCGCGCGGCGCAAGCCCGGTGTGTCGATCGCGTCGGCGAACACAGATCTCTCGAACGCCATGCGCAAGAGTTATCAGAATCAGCTCATCGAGCAAACGAAGAGCTCGCCGATCAACCTCACGAAGCCGCACGCCGCCGCCGCGTCGATCATCACCGAGCGCGGACCGAATACGTCGAGCGTGGCGAAAGTCGCGACGTGGGTGGGCGGCGTATCGATCATCGTGCTGCTCATCGCCTGCGCGAACGTGGCGAACCTGCTGCTCGCGCGCGCACTGCGCCGTCGCCGCGAAGTCGCCGTTCGCCTCGCCCTCGGCGTCAGCCGCGCACGGCTCTTGTCGCAACTGCTCACGGAGAGTCTGGTGCTGGCGATCGGCGGCGCGCTTGCCGGGTTGCTCGTTGCGCAATGGGGGGGTGCGGCGCTTCGCGCGGCGTTTTTCACGAAGGCCGAGCCGGTCGTGTATTACCGCGATCCGCGCACGGTGCTCTTCGCGGGCGGCGCGGCCGTGATCGTCGGCATTCTCGCCGGCCTCGCGCCGATCTTCCAGACGTCGAGCGCCTCGCGGAGTCTCGTCGACGACCTCAAGGCCGGCGCGCGCGAAGGAATGCACGGCCGCTCGCGCGTGCGTGTCGCGCTGCTCGTGGTGCAGGGCGCGCTGTCGGTGGTGTTGCTCGTCGGTGCGGGATTGTTCGTCCGCAGCGTCAGCAACGTTCGCTCGGCGCGGCTCGGCTACGACGTCGATCCGGTGATGCTCGTCGATCTCAACATGCGCGGCGTGAAGCTCGACAGCGTGCATACCAAGGAGCTGCAGGATCGCATTCTCGCCACCGCGACGACGATTCCAGGCGTCACGCACGCATCGACCATCGCGTCGATTCCATTCTGGAGCACCTGGAGCGTCGGCCTGTATGTGCAGGGCATCGATACGGTGTGGCGTTATGGCCAATTCAATCTCAACGCGGTATCGCCCGACTTCTTCGCGACATTCGGAACTCGCATCCTTCGCGGCCGCGGCTTCACCGCGCAAGACAGACTCGGAACGCCTCGCGTCGCGGTGATCAGCGAAGGCATGGCGAAAGCGCTGTGGCGCGGCCGCGATGCGCTGGGGCAGTGCATGCGCGTGAACGCGGATACCATGCCGTGCACGACGGTGGTCGGCATCAGCGAGGACATCCGCCAAAAAAACATCTCCGGCGATTCCGCGACGTACATCTATTATCTGCCGGCCGAGCAGTTCGGCGGTCAGAACAGCTTCATGGTGCGCGTCGCGGGCGATGCGGCGAAGATGGGCCAGACCGTGCGCAGCCGTCTGCAGCGCGAGATGCCGGGCGCATCGTATGTCACCACGACGCCGCTGCGCGAGATCATCGGATCACAAACGAAGTCGTGGGAGATGGGTGCAACGATGTTCGTCGCGTTCGGCGGCCTCGCGCTCGCGCTCGCGGCGATCGGGTTGTACAGCGTGATCGCCTACAACGTCACGCAACGTACGCACGAGATGGGCGTCCGCGTCGCGCTCGGCGCACAGATGCGCGACGTGGTGCAGCTCGTCATCACCGATGGTCTGCGGCTCGGTGTGATCGGACTCGGGCTCGGCGCGGTCTGCGCGTTGATCGCGAGCCGATGGGTGAAACCATTGCTCTTCGACGAATCGCCGCACGATCCGTGGGTGTACGCGTTCGTGACGCTGGTGTTGCTGGCGATCACGCTCGTGGCGAGCTGGGTTCCGGCGCGGCGAGCGGCCAAGGTCGATCCGCAGGTGGCGCTGCGGACCGAATAG